GAACTGGGCCAGGAAGAGGCCGGGGCCTCGGAGGGTGGTGCTCATCATGCGCGCTCCCCCTTCAGTTCGTCGGACTGGCGCTCAATCAGTTGCGCCTGCTCCAGCACGCGCAGCTGCTCCACCGGCTCACCTTCCAGGCGGCGCAGCAATAACTGGCCCAGCTGGCGGCCAGCGCCATGCAGCGAGGCGTAGTAGGTGGAGAGCGGCGGCACGAAATAGGCGCTGACATTGCTGTCGTCGGTGGCCACCACGCAAGCCTCGCGGCCGGCCTGCCAGCCCAGCTCGGCAAAGGCCGAGAGCGCGCCCAGGGCGCCGTATTCGTTCGCGCACACGAAGGCGCTGGGGCGCGGCCGGCGCTTGGCCAGCTCCAGCACCAGGCGGCGGCCATCGGCGGCCGAGAGGCCCGAGCATTGGGTAAGCGCCGGGTCGTGCGCGATGCCGGCCTCGCGCAGCGCGCGGCGGTGGCCGGCGTCGCGGTGCTGGCTGTACATCAGCTCGGCCGGCGGGTTGAGCATGGCGATGTGGCGATGGCCGCGTGCGATCAGCCGGCGCGTGGCCTGGTAGGCCATGTCCTCGTGGTCGGTGTCGTACCAGGGATGCGGGCTGGCCAGGGCGCTGCGGCCATAGCTGACGAAGGGGAAGTCCTGCTCCAGCAGGTAGCGGATGCGCTCGTCCTGCGGTTTGGTTTGCGTCAGCACCAGGCCATCCACACGGCGCGTCTCCACCAGCTTGCGCAGGCCCGCCACCGGGTCTTCGTCGGGAAGCTCGGGTTGCACCACCAGGCTGTAGAAGGTGCCGGCCAGGGCCGCATGCAGGCCCGAGACCAGGGCCATGAAGCCGCTGTCGGTGAAGTCCTGCTCGCTGTCCTCCACCGGCAGCACGATGGACAGGGTGTAGGTCTTGCCGGTGCGCAGCTTCACGCCCGCCAAGTTGGGCGTGTAGCCCAGCTCACGCGCGGCGGCCTTCACCAGCTCGCGCGTCTCGAGCTTGACCTCCGGCCCGTCCTGCAGCGCGCGTGAGACCGTGCCCAGCGAGAGGCCGGTATGGCGCACCAGGGTCTTGAGGGTGACTTTGCTTGGCGCTTCGCTCATGGGGCGGCTTTCTTCGAATAGAGACGGTGGCCCAGCAACAGGGCCACGCTGGAGGTCCAGGTAAAGGCCGGGTCGCGCAGCGGCGCGCCGGTCTGGGCGTCGTAGTTCTCGGCCAGACCTGAGGACGCGCACATGGTGGTGTAGCGCCGTGCCAGCTCGTCGCCCAGATCGGGGCGGCCGCAGCGGTCCATGGCGTCGACAAAAAGCAGCGTGGTCGGCGCCCAGATGGGGCCGCGCCAGTAGCCGTCGGCGCGGTAATGCGGGCTGCGCTGCGATTCGGTGGCGAGGCCATGCGGGCTCAGGAAGCGGCCGGGCTCGAAGAGCTCAGCCAGCAGCCGCTCGCGCATGGCGGCCGGCAGGCGCTGGCCCAAGAGCAGCGGGATGTAGGCGATCAGGCTGTCGCCCCCGCCCTCCACCACGCGGCCATCGGCGAGCCGGGCCACAAAGCGCTCGCCGGTCCAGAGCTGGGCCAGCAGGCGCTCGAACAAGGCATCGGCCTGGCGGCGCCAGTCCAGCGCCTCGGCCGGGCGGCCCAGCAACTCGGCCAGCGCGGCCAGCTCTTCCAGCTGCAGCACCAGAAAGCTGCTGAGGTCGGGGCTTTGCAGCGGTGTGCCTTCCAGAAAGGTGGTGGCGTTGTCCCAGCCGGCATCGTTGCCATGGTCGTAGGCGGGCAGGCCGCCCTCCGCTGCGGTGGCCAGCCAGCTGCGCGCCTGGGCGGCCAGCCAGTCGTGCATCTGCGCGCAGCGCGCGGGCGACCAGGGCGACTGCCGGCGCAGCTGGGCCACCGTCCAGCCATGCACCGGCGGCTTGGTAAAACGCCAGTAGGCCTGCAGGTCGTTGGCGAAGTCCGGCAGGCGGCCGCTTTTTTCGTGCTGCAGCTCGAACAACACCGCCAGCTGCTGCCAGGCCCGTTCGGGCTGACCAGCGCCCAGGGCCAGGGCATTGAAGCAATGATCCCAGCTCCAGATGTTGGTCATCCAGTTCTTGGACATATACATGGCCGGGTAGCGCAGCACCCCTTCGGCCGGCACCAGGCAGGACCAGGTGATGTAGGCCGCGAGCCGGCGCAGCGGGGTCAGGTCTTGCGGCAGGGGCAGCGTTTGCGCCAGCCAGGCCTGGAAGTCGGCTTCGCTGGCGGCCCGGGCGGCTTCAAAGCCGGCCACGTCCTCGCGGGCCGGCTGCACCCGGTACAGATGCACCGAGGCCGCCCAGGCACCCTGGGCATCCGGCCGCAGTTCCAGCGCGATGCGCTCGGCGCGCTGGCCCTGCCAGGGCGCGTCCAGCCGCAGCTCGCCCTGCGCCAGCGCCACACGGGCCGAGAGGTCCTGGCCGGCGCAGCTCACATGCACGGTGCCCTCGGACAGGCGCTGCGCGTAGTCATAGCGCTTGCTCTGCAGGGTGAGCTGCAGGACGATGCCCTGCCCCTGCAGCGCCAAGGTGTCGGCGTCGGCCCAGGCGAACTGCAAGCTGCCGCCGCCCTCGGCATGGAAGCTCAGCTGATCGGGCTGCAGCGACCATATGCCCTGCAAGGCCTGACCCTCGGCATCCACCGGCTGCAAGCGGAACAGCCGGCCCAGGTCGGTGTGCTCGTCGCCGCCACGCAGATGGCGCAGCCAGAAGGACTGATCCTCCGCCAGCCAGGACACGCTGAACCAGCTCTCGCGCCGCGAGAAGGGCACGCGCTGTGGGTCAAACAGGTTTACGGCAGTCGCACTCATCCCTTCACCGCGCCCGCACTGGCGCCCTCCATGATGTGGCGCTGGGCCAGGAAGAACAGCAAGAGCGGCGGCAGGCACAGCAGCACGGTCATCGCGGCGATGGCGGTGAGGTTGTTGGCATGCAGGCCGCGGAACTGGGCCAGGCCCAGCGGCAGGGTGTAGCTGCTCTGGTCGTTGAGGAAGATCAGCGGGCCCAGGTAGTCGTTCCAGCTGCCCAGGAACTGGAAGGTGCCCACCAGCACCAGGGCCGGCGCCATCAGCGGCAGGTGGATGCGCCAGTAGATCTGCCAGGCATTGGCGCCATCCATGCGCGCCGCCTCGTCGAGCTCGCGCGGGATGCTCATGATGAACTGGCGCAAGAGGAAGATGTAGAAGGCCGCGCCGAAGAAGTTGGGCACGATCAGGGGCTTGAGCGTGTTGATCCAGCCCAGCCAGTTGAACTGCATATAGAGCGGGATCATGGTCACGTCCCAGGGGATCATCATCGAACCCAGCATCACCATGAAGAGCGTGTCGCGGCCGCGGAACTCGAAGCGCGCAAAGCCATAGGCCACCAGGCTCGATGAGAACAGCTGGCCCAGCGTGGACAGCCCGCCCACCAGCAGCGAGTTCCAGAGGAACTGGCCAAAGGGCTGCGCGGCCCAGGCCTCGGCAAAATTGGCCCAGCGCGGCAGCGCCGGCCACCACACTGGGGGCCAGGTGTAGAGCTCGCTCTTGGCCTTGAGCGCGGTGACAAGCGTCCAGTACAGCGGCAGCGCAAAGGCCAGGGCCAGGCCCAGCATCAGCGTGTAATAGACGAGCCGCCGCGCATGGCGTGAGGGATCGAACCGCCTCATGACGAGCCTCCCTCGCCACGCTTCACCTCGTTCTCGTAGAACACCCACAGGCTGGAGAAGCGCATCACGCTCATCGATAGCGCCAGGATCACCAGGAACAGCAGCCACGACAGGGCCGAGGCATAGCCCATGTCGAAGTATTTGAAGGCGGTGTCGTAGATGTACATGGCCAGCATATAGGTGGACTTGAGCGGCCCACCCTCGGTGAGCAGCAGGGCCAGGGTGAGCTGCTGGAAGGCCGCGATCAGCGTGGTGACGAGGTTGAACAGCAGCACCGGCGAGAGCAGCGGCAGGGTGATGTGGGTGAACTGCTTCAGGCGCGAAACGCCGGCCAGCGCCGCGGCCTCGTACAGGTCCACCGGGATGCCCTTGAGCCCGGCCAGGAACACCAGCATGGTGCCGCCCAGGCTCCACAGGCTGGCAATCACCACCGACCACATGGCCCAGCGCGGGCTGCCCAGCCAGTTCACCGCC
This portion of the Paucibacter sediminis genome encodes:
- a CDS encoding LacI family transcriptional regulator, yielding MSEAPSKVTLKTLVRHTGLSLGTVSRALQDGPEVKLETRELVKAAARELGYTPNLAGVKLRTGKTYTLSIVLPVEDSEQDFTDSGFMALVSGLHAALAGTFYSLVVQPELPDEDPVAGLRKLVETRRVDGLVLTQTKPQDERIRYLLEQDFPFVSYGRSALASPHPWYDTDHEDMAYQATRRLIARGHRHIAMLNPPAELMYSQHRDAGHRRALREAGIAHDPALTQCSGLSAADGRRLVLELAKRRPRPSAFVCANEYGALGALSAFAELGWQAGREACVVATDDSNVSAYFVPPLSTYYASLHGAGRQLGQLLLRRLEGEPVEQLRVLEQAQLIERQSDELKGERA
- a CDS encoding amylo-alpha-1,6-glucosidase — translated: MSATAVNLFDPQRVPFSRRESWFSVSWLAEDQSFWLRHLRGGDEHTDLGRLFRLQPVDAEGQALQGIWSLQPDQLSFHAEGGGSLQFAWADADTLALQGQGIVLQLTLQSKRYDYAQRLSEGTVHVSCAGQDLSARVALAQGELRLDAPWQGQRAERIALELRPDAQGAWAASVHLYRVQPAREDVAGFEAARAASEADFQAWLAQTLPLPQDLTPLRRLAAYITWSCLVPAEGVLRYPAMYMSKNWMTNIWSWDHCFNALALGAGQPERAWQQLAVLFELQHEKSGRLPDFANDLQAYWRFTKPPVHGWTVAQLRRQSPWSPARCAQMHDWLAAQARSWLATAAEGGLPAYDHGNDAGWDNATTFLEGTPLQSPDLSSFLVLQLEELAALAELLGRPAEALDWRRQADALFERLLAQLWTGERFVARLADGRVVEGGGDSLIAYIPLLLGQRLPAAMRERLLAELFEPGRFLSPHGLATESQRSPHYRADGYWRGPIWAPTTLLFVDAMDRCGRPDLGDELARRYTTMCASSGLAENYDAQTGAPLRDPAFTWTSSVALLLGHRLYSKKAAP
- a CDS encoding carbohydrate ABC transporter permease; its protein translation is MRRFDPSRHARRLVYYTLMLGLALAFALPLYWTLVTALKAKSELYTWPPVWWPALPRWANFAEAWAAQPFGQFLWNSLLVGGLSTLGQLFSSSLVAYGFARFEFRGRDTLFMVMLGSMMIPWDVTMIPLYMQFNWLGWINTLKPLIVPNFFGAAFYIFLLRQFIMSIPRELDEAARMDGANAWQIYWRIHLPLMAPALVLVGTFQFLGSWNDYLGPLIFLNDQSSYTLPLGLAQFRGLHANNLTAIAAMTVLLCLPPLLLFFLAQRHIMEGASAGAVKG